A single window of Candidatus Aminicenantes bacterium DNA harbors:
- a CDS encoding serine hydrolase, giving the protein MRQHLISRATSVALFAIAFSLAAASLPAGQLPTAKPSEVGMSAERLQRLSRVLQDYVDKGKLAGLVVLAARDGKIAYHQAFGKLDPVKGTPMPLDAIFRIASQTKAITSTAVMILQEEGKLLIDDPISKYIPEFADSRVAVQAPGKDAKGYTTVPLKRPITIRDLLTHTAGISYGTGPAKDAWAAAGITGWFLADKNVPVGDVIKKLAGLPLDAQPGEQFLYGYNTDILGYLVEVASGMSLADFVAQRIAGPLGMSDTHFFLPESKLGRFTPVYGADDKGGIKLVEDPKDSFYVKGPRMCYAGGAGLLATAEDYARFLLMLQNGGELQGVRILSPKTVELMTVDHVGNLYGPQGFGLGFWVTDRLGRNGQPGTVGSFGWGGAYHTTYWVDPVEKLVCVLMTQLLPAGNSDLHAKFRAMIYQAITESYEKR; this is encoded by the coding sequence ATGCGTCAACATCTGATCTCGAGAGCGACATCCGTCGCGCTTTTCGCGATTGCATTCTCCCTGGCCGCGGCCAGCCTTCCGGCGGGCCAGCTTCCGACGGCCAAGCCGTCCGAGGTCGGGATGTCGGCCGAGCGCCTGCAGCGCCTGAGCCGCGTCCTGCAGGACTATGTCGACAAGGGCAAGCTGGCCGGCTTGGTCGTCCTGGCCGCGCGGGACGGCAAAATCGCCTATCATCAAGCCTTCGGCAAGCTCGATCCGGTCAAGGGCACGCCGATGCCGCTCGACGCGATCTTCCGGATCGCCTCCCAGACCAAGGCGATCACCTCCACCGCGGTCATGATCCTACAGGAGGAGGGCAAGCTCCTGATCGACGATCCGATCTCCAAGTACATCCCCGAGTTCGCCGATTCGCGGGTCGCGGTCCAGGCTCCCGGCAAGGATGCCAAGGGCTATACGACCGTCCCGCTGAAGCGCCCGATCACCATCCGCGACCTCCTGACCCATACGGCCGGGATCTCTTATGGCACCGGACCCGCCAAGGACGCTTGGGCCGCGGCGGGCATCACCGGCTGGTTCCTGGCCGACAAAAACGTCCCCGTGGGCGATGTCATCAAGAAGCTGGCCGGCCTGCCGTTGGACGCTCAGCCCGGCGAGCAGTTTCTCTATGGATACAACACCGACATCCTGGGCTATCTGGTCGAAGTCGCGTCGGGGATGAGCCTGGCCGATTTCGTGGCCCAAAGGATCGCCGGCCCGCTGGGCATGTCCGACACCCATTTCTTCCTGCCCGAATCAAAGCTGGGCCGCTTCACTCCGGTTTATGGCGCCGACGACAAGGGCGGGATCAAGCTGGTGGAGGACCCGAAGGACAGCTTCTATGTCAAAGGACCCCGGATGTGCTACGCCGGCGGCGCCGGGCTGCTGGCCACGGCCGAGGACTACGCCCGCTTCCTGCTGATGCTTCAGAACGGGGGCGAGCTCCAGGGCGTCAGGATTCTAAGCCCCAAGACCGTCGAGCTGATGACGGTCGATCACGTCGGCAATCTCTATGGCCCCCAGGGGTTCGGTCTGGGCTTCTGGGTCACCGACCGCCTCGGCCGGAACGGCCAGCCGGGGACGGTCGGGTCCTTCGGCTGGGGCGGGGCCTACCACACGACTTATTGGGTCGACCCGGTCGAGAAGCTCGTCTGCGTCCTGATGACCCAGCTCTTGCCGGCCGGCAATTCCGACCTGCACGCCAAATTCCGAGCCATGATCTACCAGGCCATCACGGAGTCGTACGAGAAGCGATAA